Below is a genomic region from Tripterygium wilfordii isolate XIE 37 chromosome 12, ASM1340144v1, whole genome shotgun sequence.
AAATCACCCCACACTACCTGCTCCCGCCACCTCATCTCTACTCCCACCTGCCACCACTACCTCGACAGTCGCGCCAACCTCTTCCCTTCCTATCACAATTTCCAATGTCCATAGCATGCAAACAAGAGCAAAATCTGGTATCACAAAACCTCGGgaatttttttctcttgttgCCACAGTTGATTCAGTAGAACCTACTTCTTATTCTCAGGCAGTTAAAAATCCAAAGTGGCAATCAGCCATGGCTGATGAATACAATGCACTCATATCCAATGCCACTTGGGATTTGGTTCCATTTACTATCGGTATTAACATTGTTGGTTGTAAGTGGATTTACAGGATCAAATACCATTCTAATGGTTCGGTTGAGCGGTACAAAGCCAGATTGGTGGCTCAGGGTTGTCATCAAAGACCCGGTATTGATTATCATGAGACGTTCAGTCTTGTTGTTAAACCCACAACTATCCGCACCGTTTTATCTATTGCTATTGGAGCTAACTGGCCAATTCGGCAACTTGATGTCAAAAATGCCTTTTTACATGGTCATTTACTTGAGGATGTTTTTATGAGACAGCCTCCAGGCTTTGTACACCCAAAATTTCCTGATCATGTCTGCAAGCTTCGAAAAGCTATCTATGGACTCAAACAGGCACCTAGAGCATGGTTTCAGCGCTTTAGTAATTTTTTACTTGCTAATGGTTTTCACTGCAGCAAATCTGATACTTCCATGTTTGTGAATCACTCTTCCTCGGGTACTTTGGTCCTCTTattatatgtggatgatattatCCTCACTGGCACTCATTCTTCAGCTCTACATACTTTTATTGGCATATTGTCAAAACAATTTGCTATGAAGGACCTTGGTGATTTAcattactttcttggccttcAGGCCAACAGGTCTGCACAGGGACTACATCTCAGTCAGGAGAAATACCTGACGGATTTATTGCATCGGTTCTCTTTGGCCACAGCTAATACCATTAAGACGCCCATGATTAGCAAGACCATGTTATCTCTGCTTGATGGTGACCTTCTATCAGAACCTACTCTTTATCGAAGTATGGTTGGTGCCTTACAATATCTCACAATCACTCGCCCTGATATCGCCTATGCCGTCACTGTTGtttctcaattcatgcatgcgcCTCGTACATCTCATCTACAGGCTGTCAAGCGAATTTATCGGTATCTCAAGGGTACTCCGCGACATGGTCTCTTGATTCGTCCTTCTAAATTTTTCACACTTACAGCATATACTGATGCTGACTGGGCTGGTTGTCCTGATAGTCGTCGATCTACCTCGGGTTATGCTATTTTTCTGGGTCCTAATCTCATATCTTGGCGTGCTAAGAAGCAACCCACTGTGTCTCGCTCCTCAACTGAGAGTGAGTACCGGGCTGTTGCCTATGCTGTTGCTGAAACAGTTTGGCTACGCCAATTGCTTcgagatctcaaaatttttttgtcttatcCTGTCAGGGTGCTTTGTGATAATGTCAGTGCTACTTACTTGACTGCCAATCCTATCTTTCATGAGCGTACTAAACATATTGGGGTTGATTATCACTTTGTTCGGGAGCGTGTCTTACGTAAAGACATTGTTGTTCGCTTTGTTCCTTCTCGGGAGCAATTGGCAGATGTCTTTACTAAAGGTCTTTCTGCACCACAGTTTACTATGCTTCGAGACAATCTGTCCGTAGTGTCCTTACGTTCAGATTGAGGGGGCGTATTagcgtcaatgtgtacaaaGGGTCTTTATGTAATCTTATATGATAtacacacttatatatatatatatatatatatatatacaatgacagACACTCATTTGAGTAAgccaaacataaaaatcttcACTAAGATTGaacctttttctttctgctCTCTGAAATTAGAACTGGGTATTGCGAAAACCCTAAAACCGTTgctgtgttatatatatagggtATTGGATGAGTTATCTTCTACTAGTATTGGGAGAATTTGGCGTGTTCTGTAAGTAAActttatttcaaacctaaccACAATTCTTCTCCAAGGCCAAGTCCAAATCCAAGGGCCAACAAGAATAATCCACTTGATCAATGAAGACCATCTAACCCCAAAGTTTCCTATGGGGCCTTGCACTTATTCAATCATGTTTAGTGTTGAAGAGTGAAGAAGATTATAATGAGGAGCTCATCTTTTCTAGATCTAGCCAGATAAGAACACCATTGATGTCTTTAGgaatttttataatttgattTCTTCCAGTTAAATTGGCATCCTCTTGAGGATCACATCCAATTCACTCTTGTCATCCTCTTGAGGATCACATACAATTTTTGCCTGAAAAACCTGCCCATTATTGGTATAGATCAATGGCAGATTGGCAGTTCTGCAATTTTCTTTCATCTATGTATAACATAAATATGCATCAAATGGGATTGGGATCAAACCCACATTTCAAAATTGCAACTTCTTTCTTTTGTGTGACAGAGAGGCGGTTGGAAAGTATTCTGTAGAGGTGAGGAAGATGAGCTTGTGAGTTTTGGACTGATTGCTGAAGGATTAGGACTTGAAAGTGGGTACTTCAGGAATGAACTAAGCCAAGCTCTGCTGACGTCCTTAAACCATTATCCGCGGTGTCCGGGTGTCCGGATCCAAGTTTAACACTGGGATTGCCCAAACATAGTGATGATATCCTTAACACAAAAATTAAGGACTCCAATCAATGTAAGCATCACTCTGTAATTATGCAGATATATAATCTGTCAATTGAATACAGGAGAATgtagaaaaaagagaaagcaGAATAAGTGTTTTCAATTGAGAGAAGTGAACATCATCCAATTGATGGAATCTTAAGTCAAGCCTTCCAAGTAATAGTTAATCAGAACTAAGAATCCAAGTTACTTTCTGTATAATTTAAGCAGGCTTGTTCAATCTGCAGACTGAATTCTGGCATACAAAGAGCTGAATCAACACCAACCTTGAGGCCATCTATTCTTGGGATCCCATTTAGGAAaccatcttttcttctttgcatTTGAACCTAATGTAGCCTTATCTTTCTTCCCAAAAATCAGCTTCCATAAAAGACCTCTATTCTTGCTGCTTTGTGCAGTAGCAGATTCATATTTAGACGCCTCAGTCTCGAAGTAGTGCTTAAATTGATCATCTGAAGATAGGAAGATTTCATCACGAGTGCGAACAGAGTTGAGCTTTAGGTACCTTTGTTCAAGTGACTCCTTGGGTAGTTCTCTTGCTAACAAAGGAGAAGCACCACCCCAGTTGTTTGTGCTTGAACATGGGTGTTGTGGAGTTCTAAATTCCAGCAACTCTCTTTGCCTCATCCGCTTCGTTCTGCTGCACCTCTCTCTTTCTCGGATGGTGTCTGATTCTTCTATATATAAAAGGGAAGCCATTTCAGATGTTGAAAGAATGGAAAGAACATTGTTTTTGCctaatattttgtttgtgtCACTTGAATACATTAGTCAATTCCAACAAACAGCTATTTACTAGTGTTTGTACAATTGTACCATCTTGTTCTTGTTTATACGCAATGGAAAATACTTCCAAACTTCATTGGATTCTTCTCCGAGGATTCTTATTTAACTAAGTATAAATATATGGTCATCTGAGAGTGATTGGTGGTAAAATGACCAAACCACCATAGTACAAGAATATAAGCTAGCAGCATTTGGGGTTATAAATGAAGTATTACTTTACAAATCAGTATCAATGATTTCAATCAAGGTCTAAGAGAGACAATAGTAGCAGGTGCAAGGGGTCTGTTATGGGAATtgactcaaaaatcaaaattaataggAGGTCTGCAACTTGTTGAAGACAGAACAAGGCGGCAGATTCGGGAGTTTAAAATGCAGACGTCAAATACTATGAACATAGTTTACGTAATCTGATGCCAAATACTGTATATAACCAATATGCATATGGTGGGAATCATGACaaaaaaggagctaaaagaTTTGACAGTCTCTAAATTAGACCTGATTAGGAGTTTCTCCAACTCCTAACCAAGCCGATCTTGCTTTTGTTGGTAAAAaagaaggtaaacaactcttatACACATAAATCATGTCTACATCAGAATAGACTATAGTCTATAGAGTAACAAGAATGTTACCCACTATTTTCCATTCCACCATGCATGAGTATCTTTCAAAAATCCAATGCCAAATTTCTTTTTGGAATTTTAATTAGGACATGATTCCCACACCATGCAAGTGTAACTTATGCAGATATTGCATTAACAACGATGTAGAATATATGCATTTTGTGCTTCAAATATCAgctaaaaaaaatgcaaatgggcacatatatacatgcaagcCCACATAAACATGGCACTTGAATGTGCAGTCGAGGTGTTTAGGCGATTTAAGCCACACCTGCTTATGTTTCTTGTTCAGATGGGTTATTCATCTCTTTATTTCCTAGCAGAAGCTGCCTTCAATTATGGGTTGAGTACTCATGTCTATGTACCTTACCGACATATCTTAGGCAGTCTGGTCACCGGTGATATTTCCTTTTGTATATCTTCTTGAGAGGTGCACAGCACGCTATAAGCATGCATTACATATCTAGCCAAAAGATGACAGTAGTGACGTAGTAGACTAAAGGCATATAAGGGTTTTACAGTAaagtttattttcctttcttgcAGAAGTTTAAGGCTGAAAGCTGACATTCCCATTATTGGCAGAGATATTCTTGGTTTCTCTTCCAGCGTACGTAGGGCAGTCAATATATTGGTTTTTCTAACAGTGAAGAAAATTTGAAGACACAGAATTTTTTGAGAAGCACTTACAGTTTCTTTGCGGTGAAAACCAGGGCTAGCTTGACCCTTAACATGTACTTCATGAGCATGAGATACACATCCCCAACCTTCGTCACAGCGATCATTAACACCATTCAATCGCTGACATTTATAATTGCAGTCGTTCTCAGGTAAGGAAGCCAAAAGACTACATATCCATCGCTTGATTTCTTCACCACCATTGGTCTATACTAATTCTTGTGTAGGTTGGAGGATGCTGATATAAGGAATGCTCGTGGAATAGCAGAAGTCCTCGGAACATTGATATCTTGTATTGGGGCTATCATTATTACTTCTTATAGGGGACCAGCAGTGCATAGCTTAGAGGGTTCTCCAATCCACATAAGGAGCAGCAGTAATGCTCATGAAAACTGGCTGAAAGGTTCAATTCTAGCAGTCGCAAGTTGCATATTATGGACTTTCTGGTACATTATGCAGGTACATAACGCTGCTTCCAACAAGATTCTGATTAGGAAGAAGTAATGAAAATGAGTACAAAAATATTGTTAAGTCATGTGTACTTACAGGCATTTACATTGAAGAGATACCCTGCACCACTTTCACTGACTGCTTGGGCAATCGGCTTTCTTTACAATCTTCATACAACATAAAGCTTCTGCATGGACGATTAAATTCAACATCAGTTTCTGGGCCATAACGTTTTCTGTAAGTGGATCTATGCATCGAATTTGAATGAGTAATTGCTGCAAAATCATGTTCTAATACCGTGTGATAAAAATGTCAGGGAGTAATAGGTAGTGGTTTAAACAACTATCTGCAACTATGGGCCACCAGAGAAAAGGGACCAGTCTTTGTAACCATGTTTAATCCTCTCTCAACAATAATCGTGGCGATCCTAGCATACTTTCTTTTGGGCAAAATTCTTCATATTGGCAGGTAAATCGAAGTTCATATATTCACACTCTCAGAAAAACTGCACAAGTGCACTGGTGGTCTGGTTCTGTGTTTCTTATACATATCAGCTTCTTCAGCATACTAGGAAGTGCCATTGTTATCATCGGCTTATATTTACTGTTGTGGGGCAAAGGCAAAGATCAATATGTCAACAAGTCCCAGTTACCATCTTGCGCAGCGAAAGATGTGGAGAAGGAACTCAAGATACAAACTGAGGCTTTGGCAGAAAGGGAAATGCCATGTGAGGAAagacatgcatagaattgcttCTAGAAAATGCATCAGTGGAGCAGAACTTGATCAACATAAGAAGTTATGCAATACATCAATACTTCTAATAAAGTGAAGTGATTATTGATGAAGTTGGCACTCCAAAAGTTGAATATCACCGCTAATTCAATCAGAAAGAATTTCCATATATCCAGAAGACTGGACAAGTTTACAAAACAGAGACCAACTTTCAAATCGGTTAAGAGCCACAACATCTATCGGGATTCTAGCTAAGCGAGTTCTGGAGTTTACATGTAAGCATTCCTGACTGTACATTTGTATACGCATTGGCtagtataaactaaaaaaagttACATACTAtaaataaaaagggaaaaatatgAGCTTTCCCTCAAGAGTGAATCTCAGAGTAAtcccaacaaaaaaattagCATCCTTGTTACTTTGCCTCCTCAAGCCTTGAGCGTATCAACTCAGAATTTGACATTTTATTGATGCTGCGGACAAATATCATAATGGTAAAGCCTCAAgttatttgaagaaaataatatattcagaaaaattaattttcatgcGCATTACCAATAAAAACTTGTTGCCTGACTTCAAACAACAAAATATCTGAAAATGAATAATGACTCACCGAACAAGTAAATCCCCACTGGATGCCAACTTTTCGGTGATCCATTCAGGTGCTAGTTCCAGCAACAATTTCAGCTGCTCCTCAACTTCTCCTGTGGACAAAAATCAAGATGACTTagcccaaattgcacaaattaaGAAATCTTCCAATTCTCTCATTTGGTTATAATTCATATCTTACTTCTATCGACAATATCACAAGGGTTTGCAATTATTTTGTGCATAAGCTCCTCTTTTGTGATTACGGATCGTCCAATTGACTGAAATAAGAAGTGAATCATGTTGAAGAGCTTAGGCAGGCAGGCAATCATTTGTCGCCGCCTCTTTGCTTGTGAGATTGCTGGATCCCGCTCCTCTGTAaccttcctctctttctctcttatctGAAAAATAGAAGATtgtaattatataattaaaataattatagtCGAATACTTACCAGCCTTGCCAACATCTTCTACTATGGATAAAGAGAAAATTATGGGATGGGCTTACCGATTGAAGAAGACTTTCAGGAAGAATATCATGAATATCATCAACAACTGAGATGCTCTCAATGTCATTTATTTGCTCCTCAAGCTTCTCATTCTTCACAGGAGTGTCAAATTTTAATGACCTCGTACGGGGTGGCCGCCTGACTAGTTTGTCTTGTGAGCAGATAGAATCATCATCTGGGCTCATATAGCATCTCTTAGGCGGCTGCAAAGTGGGTGTGGCTGTCATCAGCCTAGCAGGCGTAGATGCAAATTTTGCAGGAGTTGATTGGTTGTCATCTACTTTGGCAATACTGCCATCATTCTTTTTTAAGTCTATTGCCTTTTTTGGAGTTGCAGACACGAAGGATGAAGGCAAGCAAGCTGGAGAGTCACAGACTTCAGAAGATATCCCGCTGCCAGTAGACTTGGACAAGATATTAAGTGTGGATGTAGTACCAGAATCGTCGATTTCAATGCTAGAGGATATTTTGCTGAAGCATGGCTCTCGCGCAAGCGAGACTGGATCCGGGATTGAAACCTTAGATGACTTCAACCCGGTTTTCTCTTTATCCTTCTTCGAAACCATTTGAGAAAAGTGCCTCCGGAAAGAACGAGTTAGATGAGATGCCACAGATGATTGCTGAATTTCTGGTGCTTCAGTTGATGTGACAACAGACGAAGCTGACCCAGGGTCTGTAAGTTCGTTAGGTGATCTCGATGTCTCCGTGGATAACGATAAAGTGTGGGGTCTAGTAATATCTGAATTCAGAACTTGCTTTGACTGATTGAAGGGCTCTGGCAGTGTTGCCTCTGGAATATCTTTCCCCTGAATGCATAAGAAGGGTGTTTGAGGGCTCTTGAACATTCAAAATAGACGAAATAACACTTAAATCCATAATCAATACAACAGCAGGCAATCCAGCATCAGGAAAAATATATACCTCAGGATGGGCTTTATAGAAATCAAGAAGCCTGCCACGGAAGATCTTCCT
It encodes:
- the LOC120010880 gene encoding CDT1-like protein a, chloroplastic translates to MSSSLSTPLKSNLKKKAVQSVQSPNPLSSLKTPDKQPAPLPRRGRNHGVALSIKEIRQIAQTRSRHNPTDQVKPVRRQIASWPDETPSVVKPKRTIDESAKLPPKYEMLAEFFDCLDSSIRLLRLKGSMTTFTNIFPKIECLTDRRFSRGHLAQLKYILPEAIEIKRVLKFDERTSCMKPDLHVSVNVDAMEFDEKSKESRNIELRKIFRGRLLDFYKAHPEGKDIPEATLPEPFNQSKQVLNSDITRPHTLSLSTETSRSPNELTDPGSASSVVTSTEAPEIQQSSVASHLTRSFRRHFSQMVSKKDKEKTGLKSSKVSIPDPVSLAREPCFSKISSSIEIDDSGTTSTLNILSKSTGSGISSEVCDSPACLPSSFVSATPKKAIDLKKNDGSIAKVDDNQSTPAKFASTPARLMTATPTLQPPKRCYMSPDDDSICSQDKLVRRPPRTRSLKFDTPVKNEKLEEQINDIESISVVDDIHDILPESLLQSIREKERKVTEERDPAISQAKRRRQMIACLPKLFNMIHFLFQSIGRSVITKEELMHKIIANPCDIVDRREVEEQLKLLLELAPEWITEKLASSGDLLVRINKMSNSELIRSRLEEAK